One stretch of Alcaligenes faecalis DNA includes these proteins:
- a CDS encoding winged helix-turn-helix transcriptional regulator, translating to MARITHKSFDCTVGCTVEATLNLIGGKWKGVILYRLLVGDVLRFNELRKLLPNITQRMLTNQLRELESDGLVARKIYPEVPPKVEYRLTEYGQTLAPIIHALKEWGDTHIKMQAVQAQQAQTGGG from the coding sequence ATGGCCCGCATCACTCACAAGTCCTTTGATTGCACCGTCGGCTGTACCGTGGAAGCCACGCTGAACCTGATTGGCGGCAAATGGAAAGGCGTCATTCTGTATCGCCTGCTGGTGGGCGATGTGCTGCGTTTTAACGAGCTGCGCAAGCTGCTGCCCAATATCACCCAGCGCATGCTGACCAATCAGCTCAGGGAACTGGAAAGCGATGGACTGGTGGCGCGCAAGATCTACCCCGAAGTCCCACCCAAAGTGGAGTACCGCCTGACCGAATACGGGCAGACGCTGGCTCCCATTATTCATGCGCTCAAGGAATGGGGCGACACGCATATCAAAATGCAGGCGGTGCAGGCCCAACAAGCGCAAACCGGGGGCGGATAA
- a CDS encoding sensor histidine kinase yields MKSRHRTFLYGFLIWLGLSLTGAIMLTRAELARQQEAFTVQSNIAYRLLGQRLAQQDAILQMLALLQPPVQRIERLGTLEAMFPQVLAIYRQESDAAWANPQWQQAQLQSLKAERAVLTDVQLAQGRYVLLVAAHPANFAVQLDLNAAIAWDEWPFQRNGSPVRVVLEWQDQQWVISPGLEHAGPVVFQSGKVLASTSQPFQFHTRRVVSYADLPWGQAALVALVSALLVALVIYVRKQREQTLRAQGLLRIGQVARLNALGEMAAGLAHELNQPLTSVLANTQASLRLLQEDPPDLEPAREAMTHSVEQIKRAASVLTRLRHSLRESGLAEQCRPVSLTQVLGESVHLLMPELERHGITLEKRLPPHDVDVVGEPVALGQIIHNLLNNAVSALGAAQTSNPRIWLEVLLRPGRVDLIVRDNGPGIDPQHLDRVFEPFFTTRSDGLGLGLSLSESLAQAMGGGLRAFNEPRGGAVFALELQRVDEESS; encoded by the coding sequence ATGAAATCGCGCCATCGTACCTTTCTGTATGGTTTTTTGATTTGGCTCGGCCTGTCTTTGACCGGCGCCATCATGTTGACGCGTGCTGAACTGGCGCGGCAGCAGGAGGCATTCACGGTACAAAGCAATATAGCCTACCGGCTGCTGGGCCAGCGTCTGGCCCAGCAGGACGCCATTTTGCAGATGCTCGCCCTGTTGCAACCGCCCGTGCAGCGCATTGAGCGTCTGGGAACGTTGGAAGCCATGTTTCCCCAGGTTTTGGCGATTTATCGCCAAGAGAGTGACGCCGCGTGGGCCAATCCTCAATGGCAGCAGGCGCAGTTGCAGTCTCTAAAGGCCGAGCGTGCCGTGCTGACGGATGTGCAACTGGCGCAAGGGCGCTATGTTCTGCTGGTGGCGGCGCACCCGGCCAACTTTGCCGTGCAGCTGGATTTGAATGCCGCCATCGCTTGGGACGAATGGCCTTTTCAGCGTAATGGCAGTCCAGTGCGCGTGGTGCTGGAGTGGCAGGATCAACAATGGGTGATCAGTCCTGGATTGGAGCATGCCGGGCCTGTGGTATTCCAGTCGGGCAAAGTGCTGGCTTCCACCAGCCAGCCCTTTCAGTTCCACACGCGCCGCGTTGTGAGCTATGCCGACCTGCCTTGGGGACAGGCGGCATTGGTTGCCCTGGTCAGTGCCCTGCTGGTGGCGCTGGTCATCTATGTGCGCAAACAACGTGAACAGACCTTGCGCGCTCAGGGGCTGCTGCGTATCGGTCAGGTGGCCCGATTGAATGCGCTCGGTGAAATGGCTGCGGGTCTGGCGCATGAATTGAACCAACCTTTAACCTCCGTGCTGGCCAATACACAAGCCAGCCTGCGGCTCTTGCAGGAAGATCCCCCCGACCTGGAACCGGCGCGCGAGGCCATGACGCATTCGGTAGAACAGATCAAACGCGCGGCCAGCGTACTGACGCGTCTGCGGCACAGTTTGCGTGAAAGCGGTCTGGCTGAGCAGTGCCGCCCGGTGTCCTTGACGCAGGTGCTGGGCGAGTCTGTGCACTTGCTGATGCCGGAGTTGGAGCGGCATGGTATTACTCTGGAAAAACGCCTTCCTCCACATGATGTGGATGTTGTCGGCGAGCCTGTGGCGCTTGGACAAATCATCCATAATCTGCTCAATAATGCCGTATCCGCTTTGGGCGCTGCCCAGACCAGCAATCCGCGTATCTGGCTTGAGGTGCTGCTGCGACCAGGGCGCGTGGACTTGATCGTGCGTGACAATGGCCCTGGAATAGACCCCCAGCATCTGGATCGCGTGTTCGAGCCCTTTTTCACGACGCGTTCCGACGGCCTAGGTCTGGGCCTGAGCTTGAGCGAGTCGCTGGCTCAGGCCATGGGGGGCGGCTTGAGGGCGTTCAACGAACCCCGAGGCGGGGCCGTATTTGCGTTGGAACTGCAGCGAGTGGATGAAGAATCATCATGA
- a CDS encoding carboxymuconolactone decarboxylase family protein codes for MSTLRLPYDTLSPKAYQGLLQTKLALDKSSLGKELIELVNLRISQINGCSYCLEMHAASLRSSGVANAKIDSLAGWRVSTHFDERERAALEWTESVVDVAHTHAADEHFEPLKAHFSDAEISDLTFAIALMSAFNRLAISMRK; via the coding sequence ATGAGTACACTTCGCCTTCCCTACGACACCCTGTCTCCCAAAGCCTATCAAGGCCTGCTGCAAACGAAACTGGCATTGGACAAAAGCAGCCTGGGTAAAGAGTTGATTGAGCTGGTGAATTTGCGCATTTCGCAAATCAACGGCTGCTCCTACTGCCTGGAAATGCACGCTGCATCCTTGCGCAGTTCAGGCGTTGCGAATGCCAAGATAGACAGCCTGGCAGGCTGGCGTGTCAGTACACACTTTGACGAACGCGAGCGTGCGGCCCTGGAGTGGACGGAATCCGTGGTGGATGTCGCTCACACCCATGCAGCCGACGAGCACTTCGAACCTTTAAAAGCCCATTTCAGTGATGCAGAAATTTCGGACCTGACTTTTGCAATTGCCTTGATGAGCGCCTTCAATCGTCTGGCTATCAGTATGCGTAAGTGA
- the aroC gene encoding chorismate synthase, with product MSGNTLGKSFRVTNYGESHGPAIGAVIDGCPPGLELSEQDIQFELDRRRPGTSRHVTQRREPDQVEILSGIYEGRTTGTPISLLIRNSDARSKDYGNLLDTFRPGHADYTYWKKFENRDPRGGGRSSARLTAPTVAAGAIAKKWLAEHFGVKIRGYMSQLGPIAIPFKSWDVVEQNPFYAPDLDVVPQLEAYMDELRKEGESIGARIEVVAEGVPAGWGEPIYDRLDADIAHAMMGLNAVKGVSIGAGFDCITQKGSEHGDALYPDGFKTNQAGGVLGGISSGQAVTVSLAIKPTASIRTMRPSVNRAGEAVEVQTLGRHDPCVGIRATPIAEALLAIVLMDHCLRHRSQCGV from the coding sequence ATGTCCGGCAATACTCTAGGTAAAAGCTTCCGCGTCACGAATTACGGCGAATCTCATGGTCCAGCGATTGGCGCAGTGATCGACGGCTGCCCTCCGGGCCTGGAGCTGTCTGAACAGGATATTCAGTTTGAACTGGATCGCCGCCGTCCTGGCACGTCGCGCCACGTGACTCAGCGCCGTGAGCCCGATCAGGTGGAAATCCTGTCCGGCATTTATGAAGGCCGTACAACCGGCACGCCCATTAGCCTGCTGATTCGCAACTCCGATGCGCGCAGCAAGGATTACGGCAATCTGCTGGACACCTTCCGCCCTGGTCATGCCGACTACACCTACTGGAAGAAATTCGAGAACCGCGACCCGCGTGGCGGTGGCCGTTCTTCGGCTCGCCTGACCGCGCCTACCGTGGCGGCCGGTGCGATTGCCAAGAAATGGCTGGCCGAACACTTCGGCGTGAAGATTCGCGGCTATATGAGCCAGCTGGGCCCCATCGCCATTCCTTTCAAAAGCTGGGATGTGGTCGAGCAAAACCCCTTTTACGCGCCGGATCTGGACGTAGTGCCACAGCTGGAAGCCTATATGGATGAGCTGCGTAAAGAAGGTGAATCTATTGGTGCCCGCATTGAAGTCGTGGCCGAAGGCGTGCCTGCCGGTTGGGGCGAGCCTATTTACGATCGTCTGGATGCCGATATCGCCCACGCCATGATGGGGTTGAATGCCGTTAAGGGTGTGTCGATTGGCGCTGGCTTTGACTGCATTACGCAAAAAGGCTCGGAGCACGGTGATGCGCTGTACCCGGATGGTTTCAAGACCAATCAGGCTGGTGGCGTGCTGGGTGGCATTTCCTCCGGGCAGGCCGTGACGGTTTCCCTGGCGATCAAGCCTACCGCCAGTATCCGTACCATGCGTCCTTCCGTGAATCGTGCCGGTGAAGCGGTTGAAGTCCAGACCCTGGGCCGTCACGATCCTTGTGTGGGCATTCGTGCCACGCCGATTGCCGAAGCCTTGCTGGCGATTGTGCTGATGGATCATTGTCTGCGTCATCGCTCGCAGTGCGGTGTCTGA
- a CDS encoding PLP-dependent aminotransferase family protein — protein sequence MDLHHWKPSREPGTPIYQQLYERFRDAIAAGQLRPGDRVPSVRSLASELNVAKGTVEQAYQILLGEGYFLARGPAGTVVSPQLTSLDAKRYASVPVASLRSSPYVPAEDSPPLPFQMGLPALDAFPRKTWARLANQNQRALGALAMRYPDPVGYVPLRRAIAAYLGVSRGIACLPEQVFVTAGYWGALELVCRSVLNPGDAGWYENPGYIFARQFLKQAGMQVHAVPLDEEGLDVIAGQQHCPQARFAIVTPAHQSPMGMAMSLPRRLQLLDWARQQQAWIVEDDYDSEFRYHGRPLPALKSLDRDDRVIYTGTFSKVLNPGLRLAYLVAPLSQVERFRQAAHYSGGPGSILTQATVADFMEQGYFARHLRKMRVLYAQRRAYLVQALEQTLGERLQVQSQAGGIHVLANLRQPEEDRPLAKLAQEKGLAVQALSDWQIPPAAHKGLLMGFASISDQNMANDWVQRLGVAMTGSFQ from the coding sequence ATGGATCTGCACCACTGGAAACCCAGCCGGGAACCGGGCACTCCTATTTATCAGCAACTGTACGAGCGCTTTCGGGATGCGATTGCCGCAGGCCAGTTGCGCCCCGGCGACCGGGTGCCCTCCGTGCGCAGTCTGGCCAGTGAGCTGAACGTAGCCAAGGGCACGGTCGAGCAAGCCTATCAAATCCTGCTGGGTGAGGGCTACTTCCTCGCCCGAGGGCCAGCAGGAACGGTGGTGTCACCGCAGTTGACCAGCTTGGATGCGAAACGATATGCCAGTGTGCCTGTTGCTTCCCTACGGTCTTCGCCATATGTACCTGCCGAGGACTCGCCACCTTTGCCATTTCAAATGGGCTTGCCTGCATTGGACGCTTTTCCGCGCAAGACCTGGGCACGGCTGGCCAATCAGAATCAGCGCGCCCTGGGGGCCTTGGCAATGCGTTATCCCGATCCGGTGGGCTATGTACCGTTGCGGCGGGCCATTGCGGCGTATTTGGGCGTATCACGTGGCATAGCGTGTCTGCCCGAGCAGGTGTTTGTGACGGCGGGCTATTGGGGGGCGCTGGAACTGGTGTGTCGTAGCGTTCTGAATCCGGGAGATGCGGGCTGGTACGAAAACCCCGGTTATATCTTCGCCCGCCAATTTCTGAAACAGGCGGGTATGCAGGTGCATGCGGTGCCGCTGGATGAGGAAGGTCTGGACGTTATCGCCGGGCAGCAGCACTGCCCACAGGCTCGCTTTGCCATCGTGACACCGGCCCATCAAAGTCCCATGGGCATGGCGATGTCTCTGCCCAGACGTCTGCAGTTGCTGGATTGGGCCAGACAGCAGCAGGCCTGGATTGTGGAGGACGATTACGACAGTGAGTTTCGCTACCACGGTCGTCCTTTGCCCGCTCTGAAAAGCCTGGATAGGGACGACAGGGTGATCTATACCGGCACCTTCAGCAAGGTTCTGAATCCCGGCTTGCGTCTTGCGTACCTGGTTGCTCCCTTGTCTCAGGTGGAGCGCTTCCGACAGGCGGCTCATTATTCAGGCGGGCCGGGGTCCATTCTGACGCAGGCAACCGTAGCGGATTTCATGGAGCAGGGCTATTTTGCGCGGCACCTGCGCAAGATGCGGGTTTTGTATGCGCAACGGCGGGCCTATCTGGTACAGGCGCTGGAACAGACATTGGGAGAGCGCTTGCAGGTGCAAAGCCAGGCAGGCGGGATTCATGTGCTTGCCAATCTGAGGCAGCCGGAAGAGGACCGGCCTTTGGCCAAGCTTGCCCAGGAAAAAGGCTTGGCAGTTCAGGCCTTGAGCGATTGGCAAATACCACCTGCCGCGCATAAGGGGCTGTTGATGGGCTTTGCCAGTATCAGCGATCAGAATATGGCAAATGATTGGGTGCAGCGCTTGGGTGTGGCGATGACTGGGTCTTTCCAGTAG
- a CDS encoding M48 family metallopeptidase codes for MKGIAKGKRFLAVVSILAMTGCATVQTTESGSVGVERKQFISNLVSEAELNQAAAQNYAQVLSQARQQKALDTDAAQTRRVKTIAQRLIEQVGVFRADARSWNWEVHVINQDEVNAWCMPGGKMAVYSGLIKRIQPTDAELAAVIGHEMAHALREHSREQVSQKMATSFGLTVLSALTGVQAVNDLGGTLSEVMFELPNSRTHESEADLIGVELAARAGYDPRAAVTLWQKMGALEQGRSQPEFLSTHPASSTRIADLQAISERVMPLYQQAAKP; via the coding sequence ATGAAAGGTATTGCGAAAGGAAAACGCTTTTTGGCGGTGGTTTCAATCCTGGCCATGACGGGCTGTGCCACGGTACAGACGACAGAAAGCGGGTCGGTGGGGGTTGAGCGCAAACAATTCATTTCCAATCTGGTGTCCGAGGCCGAGCTGAATCAGGCGGCCGCTCAGAACTATGCTCAGGTGCTGTCTCAGGCGCGTCAGCAAAAAGCGCTGGATACGGATGCGGCCCAGACTCGTCGGGTTAAAACCATTGCACAACGCTTGATTGAGCAAGTGGGTGTTTTCCGGGCCGACGCCCGCTCCTGGAACTGGGAAGTTCACGTCATCAATCAGGACGAAGTCAATGCCTGGTGCATGCCAGGTGGCAAGATGGCGGTTTACAGTGGCTTGATCAAACGGATTCAGCCGACTGATGCAGAACTGGCTGCCGTGATTGGCCATGAAATGGCCCACGCCTTGCGCGAGCACTCGCGTGAGCAGGTTTCCCAGAAAATGGCGACGTCTTTCGGCTTGACTGTTTTGTCCGCCCTGACCGGCGTGCAAGCTGTGAATGATCTGGGCGGTACGCTGAGCGAAGTGATGTTTGAGCTGCCCAATAGCCGCACCCATGAGTCCGAGGCGGATTTGATTGGTGTTGAGCTGGCTGCGCGTGCAGGCTACGACCCGCGTGCCGCGGTGACCTTGTGGCAGAAGATGGGTGCCTTGGAGCAGGGCAGAAGCCAGCCGGAATTCCTGTCTACCCACCCGGCTTCTTCGACCCGTATTGCGGATTTGCAGGCGATTTCGGAACGGGTCATGCCGTTGTATCAGCAGGCGGCCAAGCCGTGA
- a CDS encoding response regulator transcription factor encodes MNPTENSSGLSPLIHLLDDDAAVRQSLSLLISTVGLRVQTWADPQQFLESFDRQSIGALILDVRMPGISGLTLLDTLVEQGVDQPIILLTGHGTVDMCRRAFKAGAIEFLEKPVSDDVLLDTVQQAVRQHVRRRERLAADQWVRERYTSLSEREREVLALIVEGLTNKEIGRALVLSPRTVETHRANLFAKLQVDNLAHLIRHYASLVSASP; translated from the coding sequence ATGAACCCGACCGAAAATAGCTCTGGCCTGTCGCCCTTGATCCATCTGCTGGACGATGATGCCGCCGTGCGTCAAAGCTTATCCTTGCTGATCAGCACGGTAGGGTTACGCGTGCAGACTTGGGCGGATCCGCAACAGTTTCTGGAGTCTTTCGATCGGCAGTCTATCGGGGCCTTGATTCTGGATGTGCGCATGCCCGGCATCAGTGGATTGACCTTGCTCGATACCCTGGTCGAGCAAGGCGTGGATCAGCCCATCATTTTGTTGACCGGGCACGGCACGGTGGACATGTGTCGGCGCGCCTTCAAGGCGGGTGCTATCGAGTTCCTGGAAAAGCCGGTCAGTGACGATGTGCTGCTGGATACGGTTCAGCAGGCCGTGCGCCAGCATGTGCGTCGCCGCGAGCGTCTTGCAGCCGATCAATGGGTGCGCGAGCGTTACACCAGTTTGTCCGAGCGCGAGCGCGAGGTGCTGGCCTTGATTGTCGAGGGCCTGACCAATAAGGAGATAGGTCGGGCGTTGGTGCTGTCGCCCCGCACGGTGGAAACGCATCGTGCCAACTTGTTTGCCAAACTGCAGGTCGATAACCTGGCCCACCTGATTCGGCATTACGCCAGCTTGGTGAGTGCCTCTCCGTAA
- a CDS encoding zinc-binding alcohol dehydrogenase family protein, whose protein sequence is MKAIGFNQALPVSDPQSLQDLDLPDPQYGEQDLLVEVQAIAVNPVDTKVRRSAQPEPGSWRILGWDAVGRVRALGAGVTGFKVGDQVFYAGAIDRPGSNAQLQAVDARLVAHVPANLSIEDAAALPLTALTAWETLFDRLKIDQPVAGAANAILIVGGAGGVGSMTIQLLRALTDLTVIATASRPETVEWVKKLGVHHVIDHSQPLAAQVQALGIGEPAFVFSTTHTDQYLPSIVELIAPQGRIALIDDPKSLDIMPLKRKSLSLHWELMFTRSLMQTADMAEQQAILQKVAQLAEAGKIITTRTQSLGAITAENLRKAHALLESGRSIGKLVLSGWN, encoded by the coding sequence ATGAAAGCCATTGGTTTCAATCAAGCCCTGCCTGTTTCTGATCCTCAATCCTTGCAGGATCTGGATTTGCCGGACCCCCAATACGGCGAACAGGATTTGCTGGTCGAGGTGCAAGCGATTGCCGTCAATCCGGTCGACACCAAAGTGCGACGTTCGGCACAGCCGGAGCCAGGCAGCTGGCGCATTCTGGGCTGGGATGCCGTGGGGCGTGTGCGCGCGCTGGGTGCAGGTGTGACGGGTTTCAAAGTGGGCGATCAGGTGTTTTACGCCGGTGCCATAGACAGGCCGGGCAGCAATGCCCAATTGCAAGCGGTGGATGCGCGTCTGGTAGCCCATGTTCCTGCCAATTTGAGTATTGAAGATGCCGCCGCCTTGCCCTTAACCGCATTGACAGCCTGGGAGACCTTGTTTGATCGCCTGAAGATTGATCAACCTGTGGCAGGTGCCGCCAATGCCATTCTGATTGTGGGCGGGGCAGGGGGCGTAGGCTCCATGACCATCCAACTACTACGTGCCTTGACGGACTTGACGGTGATTGCCACCGCCTCCCGCCCTGAGACGGTGGAATGGGTCAAGAAGCTGGGCGTCCATCATGTCATTGATCACAGCCAGCCACTGGCCGCGCAAGTGCAGGCGCTGGGCATAGGCGAACCGGCCTTTGTGTTCTCTACCACACATACGGACCAGTACCTGCCGAGCATCGTGGAGCTGATTGCGCCGCAAGGCCGGATTGCCTTGATTGACGATCCCAAGTCTCTGGATATCATGCCTCTAAAGCGTAAAAGCCTGTCTTTGCATTGGGAGCTGATGTTCACCCGCTCCTTGATGCAAACCGCCGATATGGCCGAACAGCAAGCCATTTTGCAAAAGGTGGCGCAACTGGCTGAAGCCGGGAAAATCATCACCACTCGCACGCAATCCCTGGGGGCGATTACGGCAGAAAACTTGCGCAAGGCTCACGCACTGCTGGAAAGTGGCCGTAGTATTGGCAAGTTGGTGCTGTCTGGCTGGAATTAG
- a CDS encoding GlcG/HbpS family heme-binding protein, translating to MEITAMLRSSLLTALLFAAGAAQAQGVLTEKNISLDLANRLAVETVKQCSAKGYNVSAAVVDRAGVLRAFQRADQAGPHTVNASIDKAYTSASARSLTSAMLEGSQKNAGAANMGDIQGFLLLGGGVPVKVGNDTIGAIGVGGAPGGHLDEACAVGALETLKADLK from the coding sequence ATGGAGATTACCGCTATGTTGCGCTCTTCCCTTCTGACGGCTTTGTTGTTCGCCGCTGGCGCCGCCCAGGCCCAGGGTGTGCTGACCGAAAAAAACATCTCCCTGGATCTGGCTAATCGTCTGGCTGTCGAAACCGTCAAGCAATGTTCGGCCAAAGGCTACAACGTGTCGGCGGCTGTGGTTGACCGTGCTGGCGTGCTGCGTGCGTTCCAACGCGCTGACCAGGCCGGACCGCATACGGTCAATGCCAGTATCGACAAGGCCTATACGTCCGCTTCGGCCCGCAGCCTGACCAGTGCCATGCTGGAGGGGTCCCAGAAAAATGCTGGCGCCGCCAATATGGGTGATATCCAGGGTTTTCTGCTGCTGGGCGGTGGTGTGCCGGTCAAGGTTGGTAATGACACGATAGGCGCCATCGGCGTGGGCGGCGCGCCTGGTGGCCACCTGGACGAGGCGTGCGCCGTAGGGGCCCTGGAAACCCTGAAGGCCGATCTGAAGTAA
- the leuC gene encoding 3-isopropylmalate dehydratase large subunit, which translates to MAKTLYDKLFDEHVVHQDTDGTCLIYIDRHLLHEVTSPQAFEGLTLADRKPWRISANLAVADHNVPTTSRQNGIEDPISRLQVDTLDANCEEFGITEFRMNDVRQGIVHIVGPEQGATLPGMTVVCGDSHTSTHGAVGALAFGIGTSEVEHTLATQTLLMKKSKSMLIQVDGKLPFGCTAKDLILYVIGQIGTAGGTGYAIEFGGSAIRALTMEGRMTVCNMAIEAGARSGMVAVDEQTIQYLRGRPYSPKGVLWDQAVAYWNTLHTDEGAQFDRVIRIDASQITPQLTWGTSPEMVLPIDSRVPDPEKEKDEVARNGMERALEYMGLTPNMPLTDIRIDRVFIGSCTNARIEDLRAAASVAKGRKVASNVKQAMIVPGSGLVKRQAEQEGLDKIFLNAGFEWREPGCSMCLAMNADRLEPGERCASTSNRNFEGRQGQGGRTHLVSPAMAAAAAIAGHFVDVRSFN; encoded by the coding sequence ATGGCAAAAACCTTATACGATAAGTTGTTCGACGAACACGTCGTGCATCAGGACACGGATGGCACCTGTTTGATCTACATTGATCGCCACTTGCTGCATGAAGTGACCAGCCCCCAGGCCTTTGAAGGTCTGACACTGGCCGACCGCAAGCCCTGGCGCATCAGTGCCAACCTGGCTGTGGCGGACCACAACGTCCCCACCACCTCCCGCCAGAACGGTATTGAAGACCCGATCTCGCGCCTGCAGGTCGATACTCTGGACGCCAACTGTGAAGAGTTCGGCATTACCGAATTCCGCATGAATGACGTGCGTCAGGGCATTGTGCACATTGTCGGCCCCGAGCAGGGCGCAACCTTGCCTGGCATGACTGTGGTGTGTGGTGACTCCCACACCAGCACGCACGGTGCCGTGGGCGCTTTGGCCTTCGGTATCGGTACGTCCGAGGTTGAGCACACGCTGGCCACCCAGACCTTGCTGATGAAGAAAAGCAAAAGCATGCTGATCCAGGTGGACGGCAAGCTGCCTTTTGGCTGTACCGCCAAGGACTTGATCCTGTACGTGATTGGTCAGATTGGTACTGCCGGTGGTACGGGCTACGCCATTGAATTCGGTGGTTCAGCCATTCGCGCCCTGACCATGGAAGGCCGCATGACCGTGTGCAATATGGCGATTGAAGCCGGGGCACGTTCGGGCATGGTGGCTGTGGACGAGCAAACCATTCAGTACTTGCGTGGCCGTCCTTACTCCCCCAAAGGCGTGTTGTGGGATCAGGCTGTGGCTTACTGGAACACCTTGCACACCGACGAAGGCGCGCAGTTTGACCGCGTGATCCGTATCGATGCCAGCCAGATCACTCCTCAGCTGACCTGGGGCACCTCGCCAGAAATGGTGCTGCCTATCGACAGCCGCGTACCCGATCCAGAGAAAGAAAAAGACGAAGTTGCCCGCAACGGCATGGAGCGCGCTCTGGAGTACATGGGTCTGACGCCCAATATGCCCTTGACTGACATCCGCATTGACCGCGTATTCATCGGCTCCTGTACCAATGCCCGTATTGAAGACTTGCGTGCGGCCGCCAGCGTGGCCAAGGGTCGCAAAGTGGCGTCCAACGTCAAGCAGGCCATGATTGTTCCGGGCTCCGGTCTGGTGAAACGTCAGGCCGAGCAAGAAGGTCTGGACAAGATTTTCCTGAACGCTGGTTTTGAATGGCGTGAGCCTGGTTGCTCCATGTGTCTGGCTATGAACGCCGACCGTCTGGAACCTGGCGAGCGTTGCGCTTCGACCTCCAACCGTAACTTTGAAGGACGTCAGGGGCAGGGTGGTCGTACCCACCTGGTCAGCCCAGCCATGGCAGCGGCCGCCGCTATTGCCGGCCATTTTGTCGACGTGCGTTCGTTCAACTGA